Proteins encoded in a region of the Mucilaginibacter sabulilitoris genome:
- a CDS encoding polysaccharide deacetylase family protein, whose amino-acid sequence MKKLIFSLLIINLAAQAQEKVQWPGHKKAVIVLTYDDALKSQLNIAVPQLKAAHLTATFFLTGDIDSQTISEWRKLSKKGFELANHTIFHPCLSTDDNPVVSDKYTPYSIIREIEVMNHFLYAVDGKNSRTYAYPCAETTVGTKDYVDTLRKYDLVKYARVGGDINSVITDFKHLDPLQVPSFGLEDNTPATQLIAFVKSVQQSGGMGVIMFHGVGGDYITTSSAAHQELLNYLKENKKTLWITTFQKAMDYAMKPNK is encoded by the coding sequence ATGAAAAAGCTTATTTTTTCTCTTTTAATCATAAACTTGGCTGCACAGGCCCAGGAAAAAGTTCAATGGCCCGGCCACAAAAAAGCTGTTATCGTGCTTACCTATGATGATGCGCTTAAATCGCAGCTAAATATAGCTGTACCCCAGCTGAAAGCCGCCCACTTAACGGCAACTTTTTTCCTGACTGGCGATATTGACAGTCAAACCATTTCCGAGTGGCGCAAACTCAGTAAAAAGGGATTTGAACTGGCTAACCATACCATATTTCATCCCTGTCTTAGTACAGATGATAATCCGGTGGTTTCTGATAAATACACGCCTTACAGCATTATTCGCGAAATTGAAGTTATGAACCATTTTCTGTACGCGGTAGACGGGAAGAACAGTCGTACTTATGCTTATCCCTGCGCCGAAACAACGGTTGGCACAAAAGATTATGTAGATACACTCCGGAAATATGATCTGGTTAAATATGCGCGCGTTGGTGGCGATATCAATTCGGTCATAACCGATTTTAAACATTTAGACCCTTTACAAGTCCCCTCTTTCGGACTGGAAGATAATACTCCAGCAACCCAACTCATTGCTTTTGTAAAAAGCGTTCAGCAAAGCGGCGGTATGGGAGTTATCATGTTTCACGGCGTAGGTGGCGACTATATTACAACCTCATCAGCCGCGCACCAGGAATTGCTGAATTACCTTAAAGAAAATAAGAAAACTTTATGGATAACTACATTTCAAAAAGCAATGGATTATGCGATGAAGCCCAATAAATAA
- a CDS encoding alkaline phosphatase family protein, with amino-acid sequence MKPYYLAITILSFISILTSCSPKVPRPDHIIIVMEENHGYDEVINSPNAPFITQLAKEGALFTDAHGVTHPSQPNYLAIFSGSTQGVTDDKCLDNETPYTTPNLAASLISKGFTFKGFAHTMPSVGYLDCEYLKSSLTGASLYARKHAPWVNWQGDGTNNIPETLSLPMTSFPKDFHKLPTVAFVIPDMDNDMHNIGAPGDSAAIRRGDQWLKENLEAYAKWAKTHNSLLIVTFDEDDFKPVNHIPTMFIGQMIKPGKYDDRINHYNVLHTIEAMYDLPIADTTNAEAIKGIWK; translated from the coding sequence ATGAAACCATATTATTTAGCAATTACTATATTATCATTCATTAGTATACTGACCTCCTGCAGCCCTAAAGTACCACGCCCGGATCATATTATCATTGTTATGGAAGAGAACCATGGTTATGACGAAGTGATCAATTCACCTAATGCTCCGTTTATAACGCAATTAGCAAAGGAAGGTGCTTTGTTTACAGATGCTCATGGCGTTACCCATCCCAGCCAACCTAATTACCTGGCCATATTTTCGGGGAGCACCCAGGGGGTAACCGATGATAAATGCCTTGATAATGAAACGCCCTATACTACACCTAATCTGGCCGCTTCACTTATTAGTAAAGGGTTTACTTTTAAAGGTTTCGCACATACCATGCCATCTGTGGGTTACCTTGATTGTGAATATTTAAAAAGTAGTTTAACGGGTGCATCCTTATATGCCAGGAAACATGCACCCTGGGTAAACTGGCAGGGCGATGGGACAAATAATATACCTGAAACCTTAAGCCTGCCGATGACATCGTTCCCGAAAGATTTCCATAAGCTGCCAACCGTTGCATTTGTCATTCCGGATATGGACAACGACATGCACAACATCGGCGCGCCAGGTGATAGCGCGGCCATACGAAGGGGCGATCAATGGTTAAAAGAAAACCTGGAAGCTTATGCAAAATGGGCAAAAACACATAACAGCTTGCTCATAGTAACCTTTGATGAAGATGATTTTAAACCTGTAAATCATATTCCAACCATGTTTATAGGGCAAATGATTAAGCCCGGTAAATATGACGACCGCATTAATCATTACAATGTACTGCACACTATAGAGGCCATGTACGATCTCCCGATTGCTGATACAACCAACGCGGAGGCAATAAAAGGTATATGGAAATAA
- a CDS encoding spondin domain-containing protein yields the protein MNFKKITNWSAVALVPFVFAACKKNNDSNPSNESQKATITVENVLNSKPLVESGTFQGTGSPALILPGQSTTVEFSAAKGEAITFATMYGWSNDLFFAPANPGIQVYDAKGAPIEGDVSDQVKLWDNGTRINQAPGASVNHPGVADNKNITEVNGTDAQGNKYLSASKLVKATLKYKGNSVFMLTLQNISGGTANETPLSPGVWAVSYIVGGTLQNTAPLYTSGKPTANGLTGIAEAGDNTQLSAYVKTITGIFTPLSPVLIVVYNGVDNPIYKTGENDRMQGLRAIAQQGNPDTLAAYLKGKSGIKAVYTVAAATTKVLLPTIGGQAGGSVSQEISVSPGDRLAIATMYGFSNDWFFATVGNGVDATTKGDISSSIQLYDDGTAINQFPGAGITQFNLAGTPLKESLPITAVPNPNAFTTLPAIPGIIKVTIK from the coding sequence ATGAACTTTAAAAAAATCACCAATTGGTCTGCCGTGGCATTAGTGCCATTTGTTTTTGCGGCATGTAAAAAAAATAACGACAGTAATCCATCTAACGAAAGCCAGAAGGCGACCATCACTGTAGAAAATGTTTTAAACTCTAAACCACTGGTTGAATCCGGAACTTTTCAGGGAACAGGTTCTCCGGCGCTTATTTTACCGGGACAATCAACTACTGTTGAGTTTTCTGCTGCCAAAGGCGAGGCCATTACTTTCGCAACCATGTATGGCTGGTCGAACGATTTGTTTTTTGCGCCGGCTAATCCGGGGATACAGGTTTACGATGCCAAAGGAGCACCCATTGAAGGTGACGTATCTGACCAGGTAAAACTATGGGATAACGGAACACGCATTAACCAGGCGCCGGGCGCTTCGGTAAATCATCCCGGCGTTGCCGATAATAAGAATATTACCGAAGTGAACGGGACCGATGCCCAGGGTAATAAGTACTTATCCGCGTCAAAACTGGTGAAAGCGACTTTAAAGTATAAAGGCAACTCAGTGTTTATGTTAACGCTGCAAAATATTTCGGGCGGTACTGCGAACGAAACACCGCTTAGTCCGGGAGTTTGGGCTGTATCCTACATCGTTGGCGGAACTCTGCAAAACACAGCGCCATTATACACCAGCGGTAAGCCTACGGCGAATGGCCTTACCGGTATTGCCGAAGCGGGTGATAACACCCAGCTCAGCGCTTATGTAAAAACCATAACCGGTATTTTTACACCACTTTCGCCGGTATTAATTGTTGTGTACAACGGCGTGGATAACCCTATTTATAAAACCGGGGAAAACGACAGGATGCAGGGCTTAAGAGCAATTGCCCAGCAAGGGAATCCCGATACTTTAGCTGCATATTTAAAAGGAAAATCAGGAATTAAAGCAGTTTACACTGTTGCTGCAGCTACCACAAAAGTTTTACTTCCTACAATAGGAGGGCAGGCAGGTGGAAGCGTATCGCAAGAGATTTCTGTTTCGCCCGGCGACCGTTTGGCTATTGCAACCATGTACGGGTTCTCAAACGATTGGTTTTTTGCCACAGTTGGTAACGGTGTTGATGCTACTACAAAAGGCGATATCTCGTCAAGCATCCAGCTATATGATGATGGTACAGCTATTAATCAGTTTCCGGGCGCTGGTATTACTCAGTTTAACCTCGCAGGTACACCACTTAAAGAAAGCCTGCCTATTACAGCGGTGCCTAACCCCAATGCTTTCACTACTCTGCCGGCTATACCCGGTATAATCAAAGTAACTATTAAATAA
- a CDS encoding sialate O-acetylesterase, whose amino-acid sequence MFSHVKISLSTLFVLLITFYANAQLKLPNVITSNMVLQQQQPVPVWGWAGKGATVSVQFGGQEKSTKADENGYWKISLSSLKASAEPAQMTIISAGQTITLNNILVGEVWLCSGQSNMEYPMKKGYSRTPPARGADSAAMELSVNNPQIRLFNVKRDLSGPDVVTTGWQECKGEALEQFSALGYFFAKNIQNKLQVPIGILFTSWGGTQIEPWTPVSAYLKMPAFKDEATKTPKLMNGVEPGKIYNSMVKPLAPYALKGFLWYQGESNVVTEDSIRYADKMQALIESWREAWGNNKLPFYDVMLAPHYYTHRKDKLPHNSETLPLIWEAQTAALAIPNTEIVTVSDLVDNLDDIHPSYKWEVGRRMAALVLSKKYGYKNMEFTGPRFKSMQVKGDKIVLTFTHSKGLKTSDGQPVNWLTIAGNDGKFVDAKAEIEGDKVSVSSPQVTEPKQVRLGWNEIAEPNLVNGAGLPAVPFRTDHTKWAYQLP is encoded by the coding sequence ATGTTTAGTCACGTTAAAATTAGCCTGAGTACGCTGTTTGTGTTACTCATAACGTTTTATGCCAACGCGCAGTTAAAACTACCCAATGTTATTACCAGCAATATGGTACTGCAACAACAGCAGCCAGTACCTGTCTGGGGCTGGGCGGGTAAAGGAGCCACGGTATCGGTACAATTTGGAGGTCAGGAAAAAAGCACAAAAGCCGATGAAAATGGGTACTGGAAAATAAGCCTGTCATCTTTAAAAGCATCTGCAGAACCTGCACAAATGACTATTATTTCTGCCGGGCAAACAATAACGTTGAATAACATACTGGTTGGCGAAGTATGGCTATGTTCCGGCCAATCAAATATGGAATACCCGATGAAGAAAGGCTATTCCAGAACACCACCGGCAAGGGGGGCGGATAGCGCCGCGATGGAACTTTCGGTTAATAACCCACAGATACGTTTGTTTAATGTTAAAAGAGATCTTAGCGGCCCTGATGTGGTAACTACAGGCTGGCAGGAATGCAAAGGTGAAGCGCTGGAGCAGTTTTCGGCCCTGGGCTATTTTTTTGCTAAAAACATACAAAATAAATTACAGGTGCCTATTGGTATCCTATTTACATCATGGGGAGGCACTCAAATTGAACCATGGACGCCTGTATCAGCCTACCTCAAAATGCCGGCTTTTAAAGACGAAGCCACTAAAACCCCAAAGCTGATGAATGGTGTTGAACCCGGTAAAATTTATAACAGCATGGTAAAACCATTAGCCCCTTACGCACTTAAAGGCTTTTTATGGTACCAGGGCGAATCAAATGTGGTTACGGAAGACAGCATTCGTTATGCCGACAAAATGCAAGCCCTTATTGAAAGCTGGCGCGAAGCCTGGGGCAATAATAAGCTCCCCTTTTATGACGTAATGCTGGCCCCTCATTATTATACCCACCGTAAAGACAAGCTTCCGCATAACTCCGAAACGTTACCATTGATTTGGGAAGCCCAAACCGCCGCACTTGCCATCCCCAATACCGAAATAGTAACGGTAAGTGATTTGGTAGATAACCTGGACGATATCCACCCATCCTATAAATGGGAAGTAGGCCGCCGGATGGCCGCATTGGTATTATCAAAAAAATATGGCTATAAAAACATGGAGTTTACCGGGCCACGGTTTAAAAGCATGCAAGTAAAAGGTGATAAAATTGTCTTAACATTCACACACTCCAAAGGTCTTAAAACCAGCGATGGCCAACCTGTAAACTGGCTCACTATTGCAGGCAATGATGGAAAGTTTGTTGATGCCAAAGCAGAGATTGAAGGCGACAAAGTAAGTGTTTCGAGCCCACAGGTTACTGAGCCTAAGCAAGTGCGTTTAGGATGGAATGAAATTGCAGAGCCAAACCTCGTTAACGGAGCTGGGCTTCCGGCCGTTCCGTTCAGAACGGATCACACTAAATGGGCTTACCAATTACCGTAA
- a CDS encoding esterase-like activity of phytase family protein, producing the protein MKKPLLTIFAFTAIALSACKKDHPVNVVAEYPNMAEAADPKLLMTTPDGVKVYNGGFGSAIAADHKDPNVFYLLTDRGPNAAGAVTDAIIFGKADFTPEIGKFRLKDGKLVLEQTIELKNASGQKLNGLPNPAGEGATGEIAFDLSGKQIAPSIDGIDSEGMVLAADGSFWISDEYGPHIVHFDASGKTLERINPFGTGTGGRKIPLVFAKRKPNRGMEGLTITPDGKTLIGMMQSPMLNPTKAAASNSTILRILTFDIQSGATKQYAYVMDNVTLTGVSDIVAVNSTTFLTIERDGLYGGAPTNPATFKKVFKINIDGATDISDAANSATGKLYGGKTVEELNDNAGLQTAGITPVSKTLVLDLLKDLPTVYPHDKAEGLALLPGNILAISNDDDFGVLDNGKGGFNPKILPATNSVDHNRVYFVKIKL; encoded by the coding sequence ATGAAAAAACCTTTATTAACAATCTTTGCGTTTACGGCCATTGCACTTAGCGCCTGTAAAAAAGATCATCCTGTAAATGTTGTAGCCGAGTACCCGAATATGGCAGAAGCTGCTGATCCTAAACTGTTGATGACCACTCCCGATGGCGTAAAAGTTTATAACGGTGGTTTTGGCTCTGCCATCGCAGCCGACCATAAAGACCCCAACGTTTTTTATCTGTTAACCGACCGTGGTCCTAACGCAGCGGGCGCCGTTACCGATGCCATCATTTTCGGCAAAGCCGATTTTACTCCCGAAATAGGTAAATTCAGGTTAAAGGACGGCAAGCTGGTACTGGAACAAACCATTGAGTTAAAAAACGCGTCGGGCCAAAAGTTAAATGGCCTGCCAAACCCTGCCGGAGAAGGTGCAACAGGCGAAATCGCTTTTGACTTGAGCGGCAAACAAATAGCCCCAAGTATTGACGGTATTGATTCGGAAGGTATGGTTTTGGCAGCCGATGGCTCCTTTTGGATCAGCGACGAATACGGACCACATATTGTGCATTTTGATGCGTCAGGTAAAACCCTTGAACGTATAAATCCATTTGGTACTGGTACAGGCGGCCGTAAAATTCCACTTGTGTTTGCCAAACGCAAGCCAAACCGCGGAATGGAAGGCCTCACCATTACACCTGATGGAAAAACACTGATAGGCATGATGCAATCGCCTATGTTAAACCCAACCAAAGCCGCGGCGAGTAATTCAACTATATTACGCATACTAACTTTCGATATCCAGTCGGGCGCAACCAAGCAATATGCTTATGTAATGGACAATGTAACACTTACCGGTGTTAGCGATATTGTGGCCGTTAACAGTACCACCTTTTTAACCATTGAACGCGATGGCTTATACGGCGGCGCGCCAACAAATCCGGCGACTTTTAAAAAGGTATTTAAAATAAACATCGACGGAGCTACAGATATCTCAGACGCTGCTAATAGTGCTACTGGTAAGCTATACGGAGGTAAAACCGTAGAAGAATTGAATGACAATGCAGGTTTGCAGACGGCGGGCATTACCCCTGTATCCAAAACCCTTGTTCTTGATCTTTTGAAAGACCTGCCAACTGTTTATCCGCATGATAAAGCTGAAGGACTGGCATTGTTACCAGGTAATATACTGGCCATTTCAAACGATGATGATTTCGGCGTGCTGGATAATGGTAAAGGAGGCTTCAATCCTAAAATACTGCCAGCTACCAATTCGGTAGACCATAACCGTGTGTATTTTGTAAAAATCAAATTATAA
- a CDS encoding SGNH/GDSL hydrolase family protein gives MNKLTLLLLAVLLSGFSVYAQDSLKNKAAVQTLKEDFKDDWAALSHYVEENKQLGEPKPGEKRVVFLGSSIFERWKVLVPEFFNDRPYLDRGISGQISPQLLIRFRQDVIDLKPKAVVILAGSNDIAGNTGHVTNERIMDNIKSMVELAKLHQIKVILCAYLPVFDYPWRKGLEPAPKIIALNKLIKAYSAENDLTLLDYFTPLVDERNGQKAELTIDGVHPNVAGYKIMAAVTEQAIKKTLK, from the coding sequence ATGAATAAACTAACCTTATTGCTATTGGCCGTACTGCTATCAGGTTTTAGCGTTTATGCCCAGGATTCCCTGAAAAATAAAGCCGCTGTACAAACTTTAAAAGAAGATTTTAAAGACGACTGGGCAGCCTTGTCGCATTATGTAGAAGAAAACAAGCAATTAGGCGAACCAAAACCAGGTGAAAAACGGGTGGTGTTTTTAGGCAGTTCTATTTTTGAACGCTGGAAAGTCCTGGTTCCGGAATTTTTTAATGACAGGCCTTACCTTGACAGGGGTATCAGCGGTCAGATATCGCCCCAGCTTCTTATCCGTTTCAGGCAGGATGTAATTGATCTTAAACCTAAAGCAGTGGTTATTTTAGCGGGCAGCAACGATATTGCAGGTAATACCGGGCATGTAACCAATGAGCGGATCATGGACAATATTAAGTCGATGGTTGAACTGGCTAAACTGCACCAGATAAAAGTTATTTTATGCGCCTACCTGCCCGTATTTGATTATCCGTGGCGAAAAGGGTTGGAACCTGCCCCAAAGATCATCGCCCTGAATAAATTGATAAAAGCTTACTCCGCCGAAAATGACCTGACCCTTTTAGATTATTTTACTCCTTTGGTTGATGAACGCAACGGCCAGAAAGCCGAACTTACCATAGATGGTGTACACCCGAACGTGGCAGGTTATAAAATTATGGCAGCTGTCACCGAGCAAGCTATCAAAAAGACTCTTAAATAA
- a CDS encoding response regulator transcription factor produces the protein MQHTEQELSVIIIEDHSIVIEGLCSILQDLDNIQVAGTFLNGENALEYLQSARPDVVFLDISLPEMSGIEVCRAIKQIDSSIKIIALSNHTEKSVITEMMQSGANGYLLKNTSKQDLVSAIFQVLDGQCTINGEVQKILFSPGTSSTNAPRLTKREKEILELVSDGITTNVIAERLFISPQTVETHRRNLMQKLEVHNTAALIKKVMELNLIA, from the coding sequence ATGCAGCATACAGAACAGGAATTATCGGTGATTATTATCGAAGATCATTCTATAGTGATCGAGGGCCTTTGCAGTATTTTACAGGATCTGGATAATATACAGGTTGCCGGCACTTTCCTTAACGGAGAAAATGCCCTTGAATACCTGCAATCGGCCCGTCCCGATGTTGTGTTTCTGGATATCAGTTTGCCTGAAATGTCGGGCATTGAGGTATGCCGGGCCATAAAGCAAATAGACAGTTCTATCAAGATCATTGCGCTGAGCAATCATACCGAAAAAAGTGTAATTACCGAAATGATGCAAAGTGGCGCCAATGGCTATTTGTTAAAAAACACATCGAAACAGGATCTGGTATCGGCTATATTCCAGGTGCTCGACGGGCAATGCACCATTAATGGCGAAGTTCAGAAAATACTTTTTTCTCCGGGCACCTCATCAACAAATGCGCCCCGGCTTACCAAGAGGGAAAAAGAGATCCTGGAGCTTGTAAGCGACGGTATTACCACTAATGTTATAGCCGAACGCCTGTTCATCAGCCCGCAAACGGTAGAAACCCACCGCCGCAACCTCATGCAGAAGCTTGAAGTACATAACACCGCCGCCCTTATTAAAAAAGTAATGGAGCTAAATCTGATTGCCTGA
- a CDS encoding glycoside hydrolase family 2 TIM barrel-domain containing protein, with protein MRKLLFFTAFLGLALTASANGSAIKLRDTVVSGSATVPSEIEDPRNIGINKEPAHASLMPYANLQEALKANRRASSFSRSLNGMWKFNWVDWPQKRPADFYKTSYDVSGWKDIKVPSNWQIEGYGTPYYSNYNYIFKKDFPRVMSEPPKKFTAYKERNPVGSYRRDFDLPANWNGRRIFMTFDGVDAGFFIWVNGKKVGYSVNSRNAAEFDITKYVQPGKNMVAVEVYRFTTGTYLEDQDMWRLSGIFRNVTLWSAPQEHIRDYFVKTNLDKQYKNAVVEVSAQVKNYSSSPMAAKQLVATLYNGSTVVKGATGNVPALKPGEEVTVKLNFPVNNPQKWTAETPKLYTTVLSLKNGGTTSETISSRTGFRTIEIKGRIFTINGQRVKLKGVNRHENWPEVGHAVTEDQMVRDIVLIKQANCNHVRTCHYSDDPRWYELCDQYGIYLVAEANLESHGAWDEFNEDPRIKDAIIDRNVANVQNFKNHPSVIIWSLGNECGSGGSNFRAALAEVKRLDPTRPTHYQGFGVGEKNPADIESDMYTGLQQVEEYAKGDKLTKPFYLCEYAHAMFNSMGSVDEYNDLFDKYPTLLGGAIWEWQDQGIWNRRNPEHPIIAFGGGFGEYPNDHYFIHKGVVFSDRSLKPHYPELKHAYQWIDVKAKDLKNGIVTIKNRYQFINLDGFAGKWELSENGVVTTKGNFDIGKVNPGEEKDIKIPYNIINPKLKAGVEYFIRISFVSIADKMWAKKGFEAASQQLELPVIPAPVVADVAAQQALELFNGSNEIRIKGKDFKIEFDKKAGTFTKLEKNGENILEDDGGPKLHLWRAPHRNDDMWADKGWEKTGIKALTWVADGITVAQPTPGKVVISANLTGTGKQGFTVHHKVTYTILGNGVIKADNDVSFSDANVVLARLGVRLFLKKELDQFSYFGRGPMENYADRKRGFDVSVYSSTVNQQVTPYEKPMENGNHEDIRWAKLSGKNGTSLTVKHVGGLLQVSAQPHSDEEMEPVEYKIDLPKSKATVLTVSAHTLGVGSNSCGPKPQPQYTVYSKPDSFSYELHL; from the coding sequence ATGAGAAAATTACTTTTTTTTACTGCCTTTTTGGGCCTTGCTTTGACCGCGTCAGCAAATGGTAGTGCCATTAAATTGCGCGACACCGTTGTTAGCGGCTCTGCCACAGTACCCTCTGAAATTGAAGACCCGCGTAATATTGGTATTAATAAAGAGCCCGCACACGCCTCTTTAATGCCGTATGCCAATTTACAGGAAGCGCTAAAGGCCAACAGGCGCGCCTCATCTTTTAGCCGCAGCCTAAACGGCATGTGGAAATTTAACTGGGTAGACTGGCCTCAGAAACGCCCAGCTGATTTTTATAAAACATCCTATGATGTATCTGGCTGGAAAGATATTAAAGTACCCTCTAACTGGCAGATAGAGGGCTATGGTACGCCATACTATAGTAATTATAACTATATTTTTAAGAAGGATTTTCCGAGGGTGATGAGCGAACCGCCCAAAAAGTTTACCGCTTATAAAGAGCGTAACCCGGTAGGCAGTTACAGGCGCGATTTTGACCTGCCGGCCAACTGGAATGGCCGCCGCATATTCATGACCTTTGATGGTGTTGACGCTGGCTTTTTTATATGGGTTAATGGCAAAAAGGTAGGCTACAGCGTAAACAGCCGTAATGCTGCCGAATTTGATATTACCAAATACGTACAACCTGGCAAAAATATGGTTGCTGTAGAAGTTTATCGCTTTACTACCGGCACCTATCTGGAAGATCAGGACATGTGGCGGTTAAGTGGTATCTTCCGTAATGTTACACTCTGGAGCGCCCCGCAGGAACACATCAGGGATTATTTTGTAAAAACTAATCTGGATAAACAATATAAGAATGCCGTAGTTGAGGTAAGTGCACAGGTGAAAAATTACAGCAGCAGCCCAATGGCCGCTAAGCAACTGGTTGCTACGTTGTATAATGGCAGTACCGTTGTAAAAGGAGCAACCGGCAATGTGCCAGCCTTAAAGCCGGGCGAAGAGGTTACAGTAAAACTAAACTTCCCGGTCAATAACCCGCAAAAGTGGACTGCCGAAACTCCTAAGCTGTACACTACGGTATTGAGTTTAAAGAACGGCGGTACCACATCCGAAACCATATCCTCACGTACAGGTTTCCGCACTATTGAAATCAAAGGACGCATATTTACCATCAATGGCCAGCGGGTAAAACTCAAAGGTGTTAACAGGCACGAGAACTGGCCCGAGGTTGGTCATGCCGTTACCGAAGACCAAATGGTTAGGGATATTGTACTGATCAAACAGGCCAATTGTAACCATGTGCGTACCTGTCACTACTCTGATGATCCGCGCTGGTATGAACTGTGCGATCAGTATGGTATTTACCTGGTAGCCGAGGCCAACCTGGAAAGCCATGGCGCCTGGGATGAATTTAATGAAGACCCCAGAATAAAAGATGCGATTATTGATCGTAATGTGGCCAACGTGCAGAACTTTAAAAACCATCCGTCGGTTATTATATGGTCGTTAGGGAACGAGTGCGGCAGCGGCGGCTCCAATTTCAGGGCGGCACTTGCTGAGGTGAAAAGACTTGATCCTACGCGTCCTACGCATTACCAGGGTTTTGGTGTGGGCGAAAAAAATCCGGCTGATATTGAAAGTGATATGTACACCGGACTGCAGCAGGTAGAAGAATATGCCAAGGGCGATAAACTGACCAAGCCGTTTTACCTGTGCGAGTATGCACATGCCATGTTTAACTCTATGGGATCTGTTGATGAATATAACGACCTGTTTGACAAATACCCAACGCTTTTGGGCGGCGCGATATGGGAATGGCAGGATCAGGGCATCTGGAACAGGCGCAATCCCGAACATCCGATCATAGCGTTCGGCGGTGGCTTTGGCGAATACCCAAACGATCATTACTTTATTCATAAAGGCGTGGTGTTTTCTGACAGATCGCTCAAGCCGCATTATCCTGAGCTGAAACATGCTTATCAGTGGATAGACGTTAAGGCGAAGGATCTGAAGAATGGCATAGTCACCATTAAAAACCGTTACCAGTTTATTAACCTTGATGGTTTTGCGGGTAAATGGGAGCTAAGCGAGAACGGTGTGGTAACAACAAAAGGGAATTTTGATATTGGTAAAGTGAACCCGGGTGAAGAAAAGGATATTAAAATTCCTTACAACATTATTAACCCGAAACTTAAAGCAGGCGTAGAGTATTTTATTCGCATTTCTTTTGTTTCTATAGCAGACAAAATGTGGGCTAAAAAAGGTTTTGAAGCTGCAAGCCAGCAACTGGAATTGCCCGTAATACCGGCCCCTGTAGTTGCCGACGTTGCTGCACAACAGGCGCTTGAACTCTTCAATGGCAGTAACGAAATACGGATTAAGGGAAAAGATTTTAAAATTGAATTTGATAAAAAGGCAGGCACCTTTACCAAACTGGAAAAGAATGGTGAAAACATACTGGAGGACGATGGCGGACCAAAACTGCATTTATGGCGCGCTCCACACCGCAATGATGATATGTGGGCCGATAAAGGCTGGGAAAAGACCGGTATAAAAGCCCTCACCTGGGTAGCCGATGGTATTACAGTGGCACAGCCGACGCCGGGTAAAGTGGTGATCAGCGCTAATCTTACCGGAACGGGTAAACAAGGTTTTACCGTGCATCATAAAGTTACCTATACCATATTGGGAAATGGGGTTATTAAAGCAGATAATGATGTATCATTCAGCGATGCAAATGTGGTACTGGCCCGTTTGGGTGTACGCCTGTTCCTGAAAAAGGAGCTTGATCAGTTTTCATACTTCGGCCGCGGACCAATGGAAAACTATGCTGACAGGAAGCGCGGCTTTGATGTTAGCGTTTACTCAAGCACCGTAAACCAGCAGGTAACACCTTACGAAAAACCAATGGAAAACGGCAACCATGAAGATATCCGATGGGCTAAACTAAGCGGAAAAAACGGGACATCACTAACGGTTAAACATGTTGGGGGCTTACTGCAGGTTTCGGCACAGCCACACAGCGATGAGGAAATGGAACCGGTTGAGTATAAAATTGATTTACCAAAAAGTAAAGCTACTGTATTAACGGTAAGCGCGCATACGCTGGGCGTAGGTTCAAATTCTTGTGGCCCTAAACCGCAGCCGCAGTATACCGTATACAGTAAACCAGATTCATTTAGTTATGAGCTGCACTTATAA